Proteins from a genomic interval of Kitasatospora kifunensis:
- a CDS encoding metal ABC transporter solute-binding protein, Zn/Mn family — protein MSIAMPGAGRRRAVTAVALGVIAAATLAATSGCSTASKAATPTAGGSKVIQVVAAENFWGSVASQLGGAHVKVASIITNPDIDPHSYEPTTADGRAVSSADYVITNGIGYDAWSDKLLSANPMPQRTELNVGTLLGKKEGDNPHQWYSADSLNKVIDQITADYKKIDPADAAYFDTQKTTFTTKTLAPYNQLEADIKAKYAGTPIGASESIVTPLAESLGLKMLTPESFLDAESEGSDPTAADKATIDQQIATKQIKVYVFNTQNSDPDVMAQVNAAKAQGIPVAQVTETLAPANAGFQDWQVQELQGIENALKQATGK, from the coding sequence ATGAGCATTGCCATGCCCGGCGCCGGCCGCCGCCGTGCCGTCACCGCGGTGGCCCTCGGCGTGATCGCCGCCGCGACCCTCGCCGCGACCAGCGGTTGCTCGACGGCCTCCAAGGCCGCCACGCCGACGGCCGGCGGCTCGAAGGTGATCCAGGTCGTGGCCGCGGAGAACTTCTGGGGCAGCGTCGCCAGCCAGCTCGGCGGCGCGCACGTGAAGGTGGCAAGCATCATCACCAACCCGGACATCGACCCGCACTCCTACGAGCCCACGACCGCCGACGGTCGCGCCGTGTCGAGTGCCGACTACGTGATCACCAACGGGATCGGCTACGACGCCTGGTCGGACAAGCTGCTGAGCGCCAACCCGATGCCCCAGCGCACCGAGCTCAACGTCGGCACCCTGCTGGGCAAGAAGGAGGGCGACAACCCGCACCAGTGGTACTCGGCGGACAGCCTGAACAAGGTGATCGACCAGATCACCGCCGACTACAAGAAGATAGACCCGGCCGACGCGGCCTACTTCGACACCCAGAAGACCACCTTCACCACCAAGACGCTGGCCCCGTACAACCAGCTGGAAGCCGACATCAAGGCGAAGTACGCGGGCACCCCGATCGGCGCCTCCGAGTCGATCGTGACGCCGCTGGCCGAGAGCCTCGGGCTCAAGATGCTCACCCCCGAGTCCTTCCTGGACGCGGAGAGCGAGGGCAGTGACCCGACCGCCGCCGACAAGGCCACCATCGACCAGCAGATCGCCACCAAGCAGATCAAGGTCTACGTCTTCAACACCCAGAACTCCGACCCCGACGTGATGGCCCAGGTGAACGCCGCCAAGGCGCAGGGCATCCCGGTCGCCCAGGTCACCGAGACCCTCGCGCCCGCGAACGCCGGCTTCCAGGACTGGCAGGTCCAGGAGTTGCAGGGGATCGAGAACGCGCTGAAGCAGGCGACCGGCAAGTGA
- a CDS encoding metal ABC transporter ATP-binding protein, whose amino-acid sequence MTINPTEEVRSQVGGIASQAEPVVSLRGAAVRVGGRTLWSGADLTVGPGEFTAVLGPNGVGKSTMVKMLLGVLPPAAGEVTVLGAAPGVRNTAVGYLPQRRNFDASVRIRGIDVVRLGLDGDQWGIPVPGLAAFKRWRAARSGRPEADGWARVAEVIELVGASGYAHRPIGQCSGGEQQRLLIAQALVRRPSLLLLDEPLDSLDLPNQSAIAALLGRICHQEGVAVVMVAHDVNPILHHLDRVIYLAEGGAMAGAPSEVITSETLTRLYRTPVEVLRTSGGRLVVVGEPEAPARHSDRHSDRQADRQAAQGGGADS is encoded by the coding sequence GTGACCATCAACCCGACCGAAGAGGTCCGTTCGCAGGTAGGTGGAATCGCCTCGCAGGCCGAGCCGGTCGTCTCGCTACGCGGCGCGGCGGTGCGGGTGGGTGGGCGCACCCTGTGGTCGGGCGCCGATCTGACCGTCGGCCCGGGGGAGTTCACGGCCGTCCTCGGCCCCAACGGGGTGGGCAAGTCCACCATGGTGAAGATGCTGCTCGGCGTACTGCCGCCGGCGGCCGGCGAGGTGACGGTGCTCGGCGCCGCGCCCGGCGTGCGCAACACGGCCGTGGGCTACCTGCCGCAGCGCCGCAACTTCGACGCGAGCGTGCGGATCCGCGGCATCGACGTGGTCCGGCTGGGGCTGGACGGGGATCAGTGGGGGATCCCCGTGCCAGGCCTGGCGGCGTTCAAGCGGTGGCGAGCGGCGCGCAGTGGGCGGCCCGAGGCCGACGGCTGGGCGCGGGTCGCGGAGGTCATCGAGCTGGTCGGCGCCTCCGGCTACGCGCACCGTCCGATCGGGCAGTGCTCCGGCGGTGAGCAGCAGCGGCTGCTGATCGCCCAGGCGCTGGTGCGGCGCCCGTCGCTGCTGCTGCTCGACGAGCCGTTGGACAGCCTGGACCTGCCCAACCAGAGCGCGATCGCGGCGCTGCTCGGCCGGATCTGCCACCAGGAAGGGGTGGCGGTGGTGATGGTCGCGCACGACGTGAACCCGATCCTGCACCACCTGGACCGGGTGATCTATCTCGCCGAGGGCGGCGCGATGGCCGGTGCGCCGAGCGAGGTGATCACCTCCGAGACGCTGACTCGCCTGTACCGCACACCGGTTGAGGTGCTGCGCACCAGCGGCGGGCGCCTGGTGGTGGTCGGCGAGCCGGAGGCGCCGGCCCGGCATTCCGACCGGCACTCGGACCGGCAGGCCGACCGGCAGGCCGCGCAGGGCGGGGGTGCGGATTCATGA
- a CDS encoding metal ABC transporter permease codes for MMLASDVSSPLFSWNLVADFQDIWSYAFMVNAFRAGLIVSVVCAVVGWFMVLRRQTFAGHTLSVAAFPGASLAVLVGFSTTLGYFGFCVAAALVIALLGRKGRANGAEESAVTGTVQAFALACGYLFISLYKGLLEGPTALLFGSFLGITTSQVTLLAIVGAVVLAVLAVIGRPLLFASVDPEVAAGRGVPVRLLSALFLVLLGAATAEASQITGTLLVFALMVIPAATANQLTARPGLSLLLSVLLALGACWAGLLAAYYQPYPLGFFVTGFAFAGYVLAHVVRRGREALERSRERGPVAVGLGGAA; via the coding sequence ATGATGCTGGCTTCTGACGTATCGTCACCACTGTTCTCCTGGAACCTGGTTGCCGACTTCCAGGACATCTGGTCCTACGCGTTCATGGTGAACGCCTTCCGGGCGGGCCTGATCGTCTCCGTGGTCTGCGCGGTGGTGGGCTGGTTCATGGTGCTGCGCCGGCAGACCTTCGCCGGGCACACCCTGTCCGTCGCCGCCTTCCCGGGGGCCTCGCTGGCTGTCCTGGTCGGCTTCAGCACCACACTCGGCTACTTCGGCTTCTGCGTGGCCGCGGCTCTGGTGATCGCGCTGCTGGGCCGCAAGGGCCGGGCGAACGGCGCGGAGGAGTCCGCGGTGACCGGGACGGTGCAGGCCTTCGCGCTGGCCTGCGGCTACCTCTTCATCAGCCTTTACAAGGGGCTGCTGGAGGGACCGACCGCGCTGCTGTTCGGCAGCTTCCTCGGGATCACCACCAGCCAGGTGACGCTGCTGGCGATCGTCGGCGCCGTCGTCCTCGCGGTGCTGGCGGTGATCGGACGACCGTTGCTGTTCGCCTCCGTCGACCCCGAGGTGGCGGCAGGGCGCGGCGTGCCGGTGCGGTTGCTCTCCGCCCTCTTCCTGGTCCTGCTGGGCGCGGCGACCGCCGAGGCCAGCCAGATCACCGGCACGCTGCTGGTCTTCGCCCTGATGGTGATCCCGGCCGCCACGGCGAACCAGCTCACCGCGCGGCCCGGCCTGAGCCTGCTGCTCTCGGTGCTGCTGGCCCTGGGCGCCTGCTGGGCGGGGCTGCTCGCCGCGTACTACCAGCCCTACCCGCTCGGCTTCTTCGTGACGGGCTTCGCCTTCGCCGGCTACGTCCTGGCGCACGTGGTGCGTCGGGGCCGCGAGGCGTTGGAACGCTCGCGCGAGCGCGGCCCGGTGGCGGTCGGCCTGGGAGGTGCGGCATGA
- a CDS encoding metal ABC transporter permease produces the protein MSSVLSQDFFQNALLAGTFIALACGLVGYFLVLRAQMFTGDALSHVAFTGAMAALAGGYDLRLGLFAATIGVGLLLGGLGRRGQPDDVVIGSVFAWILGLGAFFLTVYTTSRSGSGQGGAGTTVLFGSIFGLHGNQTTLAVAIAGAICVLILLIGRPLLFATLDEAVAAARGVPVRALGLGFLVLVGACAAEATQAVGSLLLLGLLAAPAGAAIRLTDRPFRALALSGALAVGEMWGGLLLSAAFPKLPPSFAIMATASAVYALTFLVRPRRAARSVVIAAQRTAA, from the coding sequence ATGAGCTCGGTACTCTCCCAGGACTTCTTCCAGAACGCCCTGCTGGCGGGCACCTTCATCGCCCTGGCGTGTGGCCTGGTCGGCTACTTCCTGGTGCTGCGGGCGCAGATGTTCACCGGCGACGCGCTCAGCCACGTGGCCTTCACCGGCGCGATGGCGGCCCTGGCCGGCGGCTACGACCTGCGCCTTGGCCTGTTCGCCGCGACCATCGGCGTGGGCCTGCTGCTGGGCGGCCTCGGACGGCGGGGCCAGCCCGACGACGTGGTGATCGGCAGTGTCTTCGCCTGGATCCTGGGCCTGGGCGCGTTCTTCCTGACCGTCTACACCACCTCGCGCAGCGGCTCGGGCCAGGGTGGCGCCGGGACCACCGTGCTCTTCGGCTCGATCTTCGGCCTGCACGGCAACCAGACCACACTGGCCGTCGCCATCGCGGGCGCGATCTGCGTGCTGATCCTGCTGATCGGCCGCCCGCTGCTCTTCGCCACCCTGGACGAGGCGGTGGCGGCGGCGCGCGGTGTGCCGGTGCGGGCCCTGGGCCTCGGCTTCCTGGTCCTGGTCGGGGCCTGTGCGGCCGAGGCGACCCAGGCGGTCGGCTCGCTGCTGCTGCTCGGCCTGCTGGCCGCGCCGGCCGGCGCGGCGATCCGGCTGACGGACCGCCCGTTCCGCGCCCTGGCCCTGTCCGGCGCGCTCGCGGTCGGTGAGATGTGGGGCGGCCTGCTGCTCAGCGCGGCGTTTCCCAAGCTGCCGCCGAGCTTCGCGATCATGGCGACCGCGAGCGCGGTCTACGCGCTGACCTTCCTGGTCCGGCCCCGGCGCGCTGCCCGATCGGTCGTGATCGCGGCGCAGCGGACAGCGGCCTGA
- a CDS encoding SAV_915 family protein: MTTTASASQLPEAPEELPDPTVRYVPVRRVGAVQVLRLFRQRDGGRCAVLFTSLDGLHALLGAGQAATELTESAVRELTEPLGVHSLVVDPKLAAPPGVPPAPLRRPRFDATPVPERG; the protein is encoded by the coding sequence GTGACCACCACCGCGAGCGCGTCGCAGCTGCCCGAGGCTCCTGAGGAGCTCCCGGATCCCACCGTCCGCTACGTCCCGGTCCGCCGCGTCGGAGCCGTCCAGGTACTTCGACTCTTCCGGCAGCGCGACGGTGGCCGGTGCGCCGTCCTGTTCACCTCGCTCGACGGCCTGCACGCCCTGCTCGGCGCCGGACAGGCGGCCACCGAACTGACCGAGTCCGCCGTGCGGGAGCTGACCGAGCCACTGGGCGTGCACAGCCTGGTCGTTGACCCGAAGCTGGCCGCCCCACCCGGCGTTCCACCTGCGCCCTTGAGACGCCCCAGGTTTGACGCGACCCCTGTCCCCGAACGTGGTTGA